A region of Moorena sp. SIOASIH DNA encodes the following proteins:
- a CDS encoding lysophospholipid acyltransferase family protein codes for MTHRFGWSLEERDPEVIESYLPQWEWFYRYYFRVKTDGWQHIPDSKVLLVGSHNGGLASPDMVMMMYDWFRRFGTQRPVYGLMHSNAWQIYPALAQLAAKIGAIMAHPQMAIAAFRKGASVLVYPGGAQDVFRPHSQRHQIQLAGRKGFIKLALREKVPIVPIISKGAHDTLIVLGDCYQQARQLNELGMPWLFGLDPQVFPIYLGLPWGLGIGPLPNIPFPIPITTRVCPPIVFERYGRVAARDQDYVDACYEQVSTQMQSELNRLVAGL; via the coding sequence TTGACGCATCGGTTTGGTTGGTCTTTAGAAGAGCGAGATCCAGAAGTAATTGAATCCTATCTGCCCCAGTGGGAATGGTTTTATCGCTACTACTTTCGGGTGAAAACTGATGGCTGGCAGCACATTCCGGACAGTAAGGTGCTGTTGGTTGGTTCCCACAATGGTGGATTAGCTTCCCCTGATATGGTGATGATGATGTATGACTGGTTTCGCCGCTTTGGCACCCAGCGTCCAGTTTATGGTCTAATGCATTCCAATGCCTGGCAAATTTATCCAGCCCTGGCGCAGCTAGCGGCAAAGATTGGGGCAATCATGGCTCATCCCCAAATGGCGATCGCTGCTTTTCGTAAGGGAGCTAGTGTCTTAGTCTATCCAGGGGGTGCCCAAGATGTATTCCGTCCCCATAGCCAGCGTCATCAAATTCAATTAGCTGGACGTAAGGGCTTTATTAAACTGGCACTACGAGAAAAGGTTCCGATTGTACCGATTATCTCCAAAGGTGCCCATGATACCCTGATTGTCTTAGGTGACTGCTATCAACAGGCTCGACAACTAAACGAGTTGGGGATGCCCTGGTTATTTGGTCTTGACCCACAAGTTTTCCCAATTTATCTCGGTTTGCCTTGGGGATTGGGGATTGGTCCTTTACCCAATATACCCTTTCCCATACCGATTACAACTCGTGTTTGCCCTCCGATTGTTTTTGAGCGCTATGGTCGTGTTGCTGCTCGCGATCAAGATTATGTTGATGCTTGTTACGAGCAAGTTTCTACTCAAATGCAATCGGAGCTAAATCGTTTGGTTGCTGGATTATGA
- a CDS encoding Uma2 family endonuclease: protein MASTFSSDEDSPVKTTQRIVLQNVSWQTYKALLADLGDHRTSRLAYAQGMLEITMPSDRHETYKQLLERMVNTLTEELNLRVKGFASTTLNREDLEHGAEPDSCYYIGNVDCIQGRTVDLATDPPPDLVIEVDITSSSSRRFGIYKQIGVPEVWRYIGQTVEIYRLQNGEYVRCQDNFTFEILSVEIINQFLQQAETQDDTTMILAWRKWVRENLPED, encoded by the coding sequence ATGGCCAGTACTTTTAGTTCAGATGAGGATTCACCGGTCAAAACTACCCAAAGAATTGTCTTACAAAACGTCAGTTGGCAGACGTACAAGGCGCTATTGGCAGACTTAGGAGATCATCGAACCTCGCGTCTTGCCTATGCTCAAGGAATGCTAGAAATCACGATGCCCTCAGATCGCCATGAGACATACAAGCAGCTGCTAGAACGGATGGTGAATACCTTAACCGAAGAACTTAATCTTCGGGTCAAAGGGTTTGCTTCTACAACCCTGAATCGGGAGGACTTAGAGCATGGTGCAGAACCTGACTCTTGCTACTACATCGGTAATGTTGACTGTATTCAAGGCAGGACAGTAGATTTAGCCACTGATCCTCCACCAGACTTGGTGATTGAAGTGGATATTACCAGTTCATCCAGTCGGCGATTTGGGATTTACAAGCAGATAGGAGTGCCTGAAGTTTGGCGTTATATAGGACAAACTGTAGAGATTTACCGGCTGCAAAATGGAGAATATGTTCGTTGTCAGGACAATTTCACCTTTGAGATTCTTTCTGTAGAAATTATCAATCAGTTTTTGCAGCAGGCAGAAACCCAGGATGACACTACCATGATTTTAGCTTGGCGTAAATGGGTGAGGGAAAATCTACCAGAGGATTAA